TGTTTTCCTCTGCGTTCGTCTTTGGAATGATGCCAAATGCTAGGATAGAGACCAGCAGGACCAGGTGGTAGCTTAAGTGTGGTTTCCAGTGACCAATTCTCATTTCTCAGATGGATCGAAAATCTGGGGTGTTCAATTCGGCGGCAAGCCACCTCCTACACTTACGATTCCAATTATGAACTGTAGGAGGTGGCTTGCCGCCGAATTTGACTGAGGTTAAATTTGCGAGACCGACGATGCAGTCATGATGATGTCCGTGATGTTAGAAACGGTACCAGCATAACGTTTGTTCTGTCTCAGTTTTACCCAAGCAGGGTCGGAGCTGAATTTTTTCCAGTTGGCTTCCCGCTCTGCGATGTCCTTGAAGGCGAGCATATAAATAAGGTTCGGCATCAATGGGCCAGCCATTGTGTGTCCGAAGAATACAGGGTGAAGTCCAACATCGCGGAAGATCTCTATTTCGCCTCCTTCGTTAAACATCTCCACCTTGAGGTCACTCTTCATGCGATTGTGTGCTTCGTAAATGCGCATTTCAAAAATGCGTCCATCCACGCCTTTCACAGCCTTCGGGATTTCCAATTCTGGCATATGTGAGAAACAGCTCATGAGGGTGGTTTCCATTCGTTCGTAAAGCTGACCTTCTATCGTAGTATCAGACGCAGCTTTGAAGGCATCGGTAGCCGACAGTTTCTTCCAGGCGGTCGAGAAAGAATCCATATCCTTGTGAGGGACCAACATGTATACGTCTGCACCGTGTGAGCCGTGCTTCGGCTTAAAGACGCCAATCGGATTACATCCCAGTTTATTGAGGCCAGGGATGACCGTATCTCCTAAGTATTTTTCCAATGTGCGAACCGCTGGTCGGTTACGAACCACAAAACGGATGAGTTCGAGGTAACCCGCTTGTTGGCTTTTATGACCAGCTCCCTGGAGCAAAGTGCTGGTGCTGGCGCCTGCAACGGCTGCGGTGGTAATGAATGTGCGTCTGTTCATAGGTGTTGTTAAGAATTGTTACTGGTTTCTAGTTATTGGGTTATTCTCATAAATCCTATTAGGGAGGAGCTAATCAGGAGTTCATACAGTTGAGGAAGGGAAGGCAAGTTTTGAAGGAATATCCCCAGTTAAATTGTAAGCTCGATGGTTGATTTATGTCCTGATCTTTTAAAAACTCCATGCTCTTTCCCAATGTTGTTTATCTATAGAAAACTCTGCCGTTCCTTCTTTCAACCAGGAAAGTTGAGAACCTATGTTGCGTATGCTGTCGGCGAGATCCTCCTCATCGTCATCGGTATCCTAATCGCGGTGCAGATTGGTGATTGGAAAGAGGCTAGGCGGTTGGATCAGCAGCGCTCGGAGCTGATCGAAGATTTACAATCCGATTTTCAGACCAACCTTGAGAATCTCGATGAGACCTTGGAGATGGTGGAAGGTAACATGGCGCACATTGATGCGTTCCTGGCGAACATCTTTGATGAGGATAAGCATCTTACCGCAGAGGAGATGAAAGAACAGAGCACTCGTTCGTTTGCTCCGTTCGTATTTAGACCACTACTCGGAGCGTATAACACGGCCATTTCTTCAGGTACGATGACTTTGATCGACGATCCGGACTTGAACGAGTTGTTGCTCGATTACCAAGAACGCAGCGGACGTTTTGATCATTACAATGAAATGGCGAGTAGCGAATTTTTCCAGGGTGGCGTGCTGGACATTCGCAAGCAAGTGGGCAGCCTGGCAGGCTTTCAACCCGCCGGTGGAACTCCTCGCAAGGAGTTGACCTACACCGCCGATGTCTACCGGGAATTTTTTCGTCAGAAAGATGTCTACGCCGTCTACGAAAACTTTTACCTCATGAAACAGCTCCGCTGAAACTTCCTGAAGGATCTCAAGGCACTCACCGAAGACATCTTAGTCGCTCTGGAAATACTTGAATAAAAGATTTAAACAGGAGGTAACGGAGGAAGCAGAGATTAATGCTATGCGCACTAAAACCGCCTGCTACGTTCGAGGACGCTGAGAGCGCTGAGGAAAACAAGAAAAACAACTCTGCGTTCTCCGCGCCCTCTGCGGTTAAGATTACGCCGCTGCTAGCCCATTAGTGATGATAAGCGTGTATTAGCGGTTTAAAAAATACGTCGCTGCTAGATTTTAGTACAGCCGTATAGAATCCTCTCGGCTTCAGGCTCTTCGCTCTATGCTGGCGCAGCTCAACCTTTTTTAAACCCCAGATACGCCATCACTTCTTCATCGCCCTGGAGTGCACCTTTCGGTCGAGGATGTTCGTCGTTAAACACTTTTAAGTCTTCCGGTGGCAGGATCGTTACGAAGCTTTCGTCCCAGCCTTCGTTGTAGGGGATAGCTTTGCGGCTGAGGCCGAAGTGGTGGGCAAAGAAACCGTAGGCGGCGGCGCGTTTGGAGATGCCGTAGTCGTGACTCTCGAGGGGGAGGTGCACATTCTCGGCATTGTGCTCGGCGTCGTAGAGGGCGTAGACCTTTTGAACGTAGGGAAATTCAATGTTGGGTGTGTTGCGGGTCCAGTCAGCACCGTTAGAGACCATGAGCAACGGACGTGGTGCCGCCATCGCGCCGAACTCTACGTTGTTGGTCTGGTGCTGGTTACTCTTGTGAATGGCCATGCCGCTTTCGCAGACGCAGCCGCCAAAAAAATGAGCGGATATCTGTACTATGGGTGCGGATACGGTGATGCGGTCATCAATGGCGGTGAGGACAAAGGTTTGGGTTCCACCGCCAGAGCCACCGGTCATGCCGATACGTTTGGGATCTACGTCGGGACGCGATAATAAGTAATCTAGGATGCGGCTGCTGTTGAATATTTGGAGTAGCGCCGCGATGGGCATTTTGTGTGTCGTCTGAGTCGACTCGGCATAACCGACCATGTCGTAGGCAAAGGCAATCGCACCCATACGGGCGAAAGCCGCACAACGAATCTGCATATAGTCGGTGAGGCGTTTGTTGGCCAGGTGACCATGAGGGTTGAGAATGGCCGGGTTCTTAGCCTTCGGTTTGAGCGGCGAGTAGAGATTGCCGGTTATCCAGAAGCCGGGAAAACTTTCGATGGCGATATTCTCGACCACATAGCCGTCCATCTCACGACGGCTGTGAATGATGGGGTTAAAGTTCCCTTCGATCTTGGGCATGTGATCCCAATGCAGGCCGCCAAGGATCCCTTGCTTAATTTGTGCCTTCCGCTTTTCCCAGGTCTTTTTGTTTTTGTAGGTGGAGGCGAATTCCTTCAATTTCAAATTCGCCTCTGCAGGCGTCCAGTGATTGCCGATACAGAGCAGCTCTTCGGGCGCGGCCTCACTCATGGGTAGGAGCGCGGCGCTAAGGCTGGACAGGGTGAAAAGGAAAGCGAGGAAACCTGAAAAGAAGATTCTTAATGGGGTCTGGGTAGTCATACAGAAGTGTATAGTCGGCATGAGCTAGGTTTGGAAGTTAAATGTGGAAGATCGTTGTGGCAGGGGTGATAGAGTAGCACAGGCTTCCCAGCCTGTGTTTGTTTCAGGGCAGGTAAATTATACTTAGCATTTAAGGATAACGTGAGTGAGGTGCCTCTGGAGGCTGTTGTGAGATGCTGTTCCACTACACAGGTTGGGAAGCCTGTGCTACTTTATCTTTTAATTTTGCTCTTATCTATGTGGCCGCTAAGTTGAGCCCATGTCCTTTTCCCGTCGTGATTTTTTCAAAGGATCTGCGGGGCTCAGTGCGCTGGCCCTCAGTAGTCCCTCTTTACTTCAAGCCGTGGATTTTCCCGGAGCTGCCAAAGATCTTATTGAGGTAGCCCAGAAGCCGATCCTTTATCTGGAGGGTTTGAACGAACCGGTGATCATTCAATCGATCGATCTGCTGAAAAAGGATCGCCAGTATTATGTGCGTGTCCGGTCCAAGGACGGGGCGGAAGGCATTTCCGTGGACAATAACCGGGCCAGCATTTTGGCACCTATTTTCCTCGATCGAGTGGCTCCGTTTTTCATCGGTAAGGATGCGCGTGATTTGGAGCACCTGCTCTGGGAACTCTATCGCTGGCGCAGTAACTACAAATTGCAGGGGCTGGCTTTCTGGAGTCCGGTGGCCTGGTTGGAGTTTGCGGTGCTCGATTTACTGGGTCGGGTGGCGAATAAGTCCATGGGCGATTTGCTGGGTGGAGTGATTCGAAAGCGGATCCCCTTTTATGTAGCCAGTGGACAACGTGATTCCACACCGGAAGAGGAGGTCGAATACCTGCAGGGCCTGATCGATGAAACCAAGGCCAAGGCGGTAAAATACCGGGTGGGTGGTCGGATGAGTCGCAACGAAGATGCCATGCCTAATCGGACTAAAGAATTGATCCCCCTGACGCGAAAAGTCCTCGGTGACGACATTGCTTTGCATGCTGACTCCAATAGTTCCTATGATCCGCCCCAGGCCATTGAAGTTGGGAGGATGCTGGAAGATATTGGAGCGGTTTATTTTGAAGAGCCCTGCCAGTTTGATCGTCTGGAAGACACCAAACTGGTGACAGACAGGTTAGCCATCCCCGTTTCTGGTGGAGAGCAGGAATACAGTCACTGGCGTTTCCAATGGGCCATTCAGAATCGAGCGGTAGATATCGTTCAGCCTGATCTTCATTACTACGGGGGCATGATCCGTTCCATCCGTGTATCGCGTATGGCCGAGTTACGCAACATGCCGACTACCGTGCACATCTCTGGCGGATTTGGATTTATCTACATGTTGCATTTCGCATCGCGAACGAAATTCATCGGCCGCTACCAGGAATATAAACGAAACATCCAACGCTACAGTGACTGGTTTGATCCACCGCTTCGGATTGAGAATGGTGATCTGATTGTGCCTCAAGGACCCGGTGTCGGAATTGTCGATACGAAAGCCGTTTTGAAAGGGGCAGAAAAAGTAAACGTTTAGCCAAAAAGGATATGTCAGGAGTAGGAACTAAGAAAGTTTATGAGGATGATCGTTTGATTGTGTGGCATCTCGATCTGGCTCCCGGTGAGCATGGCGCTAAGCATACTCACAAGTTGGATTATCTGTTTAAAGTGATATCAGGATCGACTTTAGAGGTCTATGGGGCGCAGAACGAACTGCTCGATACGGTACAACTGGAACCAGGAGGAGCCCATAGTTTTCACATCATAGGGGACGAGATTCATGGTGATACCCCGGGTTATCCGGTCGTGCCCGCTACGCATAGTGCGAAGAATGTGGGCACCGAGACCTTTCGTGAAGTATTGGTGGAGTTTAAGGGGTAGCGTAGCGCAGGCATCTTGGCTTTGTAGGGTTCGTGAAAGTGGATATCATAGGGGGCGAGATTAGTTGGTGTGATGTGCTTATTCCGCTTGTTCGCAGGCATTGTTTCAAAACACAGGCAAGATGCCTGGGCTACTTTTCCCGGAACGCTGAGCACCAGCTCGGCCATCTTTAACCATCCTTGAAGTAAATTTGAAATCCTTTGGTAACGGCGCCCTCGGCGAGGTCGCCCTACCTTTCTTAAGGAATATTGATTCTCCTACACCCGGAAGAAGACCTTTTTCCGATACAGCCAATAGAGGATCAGCCACTGGATGAGCACCAGGCCGCCAAATAGAATAAACTGTTGTGTCGCTTCGTTGCTGAAGAGGTTGGCGAAGCCTTTGAAGAAGAAATTCCTACTGGCATCGAGTGGAATCCACCACTGAGCAGCATAGATGGCGATGGAGTTCATGCCAATGGGGACAAAGACCCAACCGAGCCAGCGAAGTCCCCAGACGTCCATGACGGTGTAGAATAAGGAAAGTAATATAAAGGACCAGCCGCCGGCCCAGAGAATGAAGGAAGGGGACCAGAGGTCCTTAATGATGGGAAAAGAAAAGCTCCAGATCCATCCGAGGATGAGGCAAGCGAATCCGGCGATCAATAGCTCTATGCCGCAACGCAGGTCAGGCGTTTTGTAACTCTTGATACGTTGTCCGACCATCCCGCCCAGCATACCGAGCATGCCTCCGGTCAAGATACGGATGGTGCCTTCGGGGTCGTAGAGCTCGCGATAGAGATTAGTGGTGATGAGATTGCGATCCAACCAGGCAGCCAGATTGTTGTCAGGAGTAATGGCGTCGGCTTTGCCCGGGTAAGGGAGGTAGTAAATGGCCAAGTGATAGAGAATCAGAACGCCGAAGAATAGGATCAGCTTATGTTTCCAGTTTTCAATGTGGAGGTTGAGGCTGGCTCCGATCATGTAGCTCATTCCGATCATCCACAGCACGGTGTAGAGGCGGAGCGCTCCTGCTTCGAATTTGAAGAAACTATAGCTCAGGCCAATGAGAACAATGATGAGCGAGCGTTTGATGATTCCCCATTGTATTTTCTTTACCGTTACGCCTTTGGCTTTTTGAGATAATACCGAGTAGGGGACTGTGACGCCTGAAATAAATACAAAGAGGGGGAATATGAGGTCGAAAAAGCGGAAGCCTTCCCATGCAACGTGAGTCATTTGCTCTGCCAATGCCTCAATCCAGCTTTCCGGAAATCCCAGCATTCCAAAGAATGCAGCCACTGCGCCGGCACCTCCAATGATCCAGAACATGTCAAAGCCCCTGAGTGCGTCCAAGGATACCAGACGCTGCGGCTTTGAGGAGTCGTCTGAATCGGTCATCAGAGCCTTACGATGCGTCCGGCCTCCACGCTCTTGACTTCTGCTTCAACGATGCGGATGGAATCTGCGGCTTCTGTTGCTGTAACGACACTAGGTGTCTCTCCCGTGCGGATACATTTTGCCAGATAAGTCATCTCCCCTTTGTAGCCATCTGGTCCGGCGCATTTTACGGCCTTAGGTTCAGGTGGTTTACGATTCCCTTTGGCTTTGCGGTAGAGCATCAACGGTGCATCAGATCGGCTTGGATCATAGTCGGCCGTAGCGTGCTCGAATTGTACGATGTAGCTCATGCTGAAAGGTTTGGTTTCGGCGGAGGCCCAGCTTCCTTCAGCGGTAACCACGGGTCCACCTTCATAAATATAACGGGTGTTTACGTGATCGATACATCCGCTGGGGCCTGTCCAACCTCCGCTACTCACTCCATTGGGCATGCCAAAGACGTAGTGAATAAAGTCGGTGTCGTGCAGGTGAAGATCCAAGATGGCACCTCCAGAGAGTTTACCATTGAGGAACCAACCGGGAGGAAAAGCTCCGACGCGTTTGAATTCCGCTGCGATGACTTTGCCATGGGTACCTTTCTCAACGACTTTCTTCAGCCAGGCCCATTCTGGCCAAAAACGAAGACACATAGCAGGTTGGAAAAAACCCGCTCCTTTGTCTGCAGCACGAGCAATGCGGCGTGCATCTGCAACGGTGCGGGCGAGGGGCTTTTCACAAAGCACATGTTTGCCCGCCTTGATAGCGGCGAGTGCCAAGTCGATATGAAAAGGAGTCGGGACGCAGATATCGACCAGGTCCACTTCGTCAGAATGAATCAGCTCCATGGGATCGCCGGTTCCTTTGACCCTTGAGAAGTCGATGGATTTGGCTCCGCCTTCCATGTTTGACCAGGAACCGGAAAAGTCGCCTGCGGCGCGCTTAGGATCGGTGTCTGCTACCATACTTAGGCGTGTTCCACGTATACCTGCCCAACCGGTCAAGTGCATTTGGCCCATCATTCCAAGGCCGATGATTCCAACTTTAATCATAACTGGTGTTTTAGTGTAAGAGTGTTTCTAAATGGTTTTTTGCGGCTAGGATATCAGCGACCCGATCGTCGCCCGCTTCGCGTTCGATGACCAGTGCGCCTTTGTAGTTTGCTCGGTTCAGAATCTCCAAAAATGCTGGCCAATCCACTTCTCCGGTACCGACAACTACTTCTTCTCCCCAGGTGCCAGGAGTTTTTGTCTTATTGGCATCTTTAATGTGCACTTGCTGTAAGTAAGGGACCAGGGAACGCAGCCCTTCAATGGGATCCCCTTTATCGTAAAGGATCATGTTGGCGGGATCAAAGTTCACTCCGACATTCGGGGCTGCTAGATCGTCAAGGAAATGGGATAAATGGCTGCCTTCTTCTTGTCCGGTTTCGAAGGATAGCATGATACCTGAGTCGTCAAAGAGGGTTGCCAGTGTGCGTAAGCGGGTAATGAGTTTCTCATAGTCGGGATCGTTCTGATCCTCGGGCAGGAACCCTGCGTGGAAACTTACCAGGTCCAGGCCCAGGGAGCGAGCGGCTTCGACCACATCCTTGGCAATTTGCTGGTTGGCCTCCCAATGCTCATCGGGAATGACTCCGCCGGTTTGCTTGATCGTCTCCATGGAGGTGTAGTCTTCGCCCACTGTTCCAAACATGCCCGATACGATTTCGATGCCGGCCTTGGCTAGCTCGACACCGATGGCGGCGCCTCCTTGGCTACCACGATGGTCGTTGAGGGCAAGTTGCACCTTGTTGAGGCCCAGGGATTGGACCATGCTGACGAGTTCGGCGGTGTCTTTTGGCTGGAGGGACCAACTGCAGACGGCGATATTCTCTGCGGGAGTGGATGAGTTCGACATAAGGGTCTAAGCTTCTCAGGCCGATTTGTGTCTGGCAAGAACTCTCCTTGATTCGATCCTAATGAACCCCTTTTTGTAATTCTTTACGCTCCCGGCGCATATGTTCTCTGAAATTACTGGGTGTGGGAATCTCCTCTTCAAACAAGTAGGTGGCGATTGCTTCCAGGTCCTCATCCGGTAGCAGTAGAGGAGGCATGATTTTAAAATTGCGGATGGCACCGGGCATCATGGTTTTTTCCTGGGTTGGGTTCTTAACCCCTTCCACAACGGCTGAAACAAAACCTGCTTTGTCTTCCTTGAAAAACTGACTGTAGTGATCCTTAACCATAGCCATGGGGGTTGCCAGCATGGGGTCAGTGAAGCTGTTTTTATGGCAGGCTGTGCAGATCGTGTTGAACTTAGCTTTTCCGTCTTGAGCCAGTTCGCTTAAGGTTGTGGCTTCTTTGGCAGTAATAGGCTCGGCGAGGCGATCTTCAATGGCTTGGACGCGGGCTTGAAGAGCTTCCAGGTCTTTTTCGAGACTGGCGTGACCACTCGACCAAAGTGTGTATGCGAATGCGATTACCGCGCAGATGCTAAGGCTAATAGATTTCATGATCTTACTCTAATGGTTTTTAGGTGGGCGTCAGCTTGTGGGGCCAAGCATTACCTGAGATTATATTTATTTTGGAATTTTCTAATAATTCACGGAGTGGACGAATTAGGTATTCTCATTTGACCTGCCTTTCGGGATCTCCAAGGCTCGGGTTTTTCCTCAGAACAACTCATTCTATGAACTTTAGACTCATTCTCCTTTTTTCCTGTCTCGTTTTTGGTTTTATCGGATGTCAGAATAACGACTCCCAAACCGCCTCCCGCCCTAATGTGCTTGTCTTTCTGGTCGATGACATGGGTGTGATGGATACTTCACTGCCGTTTCTTACCGATGAAAATGGGCAGGCGAAAAAGTACCCATTGAACGAATACTACCGGACGCCGAGTATGGAGCGTTTGGCGGCACAGGGGATTCGGTTTAATCAATTTTACGCCATGAGTGTATGTTCGCCGACCCGCAATAGCATCATGACCGGGCAGAACGCCGCGCGGCATCGGGCTACCAATTGGATTCGGCCTGATTCAAACAATGCCGGTCCTCAGGGACCACCCGATTGGAACTGGGATGGACTCAAAATTGGGGATGTCACCTTACCTGGTGTATTGAGCGAGGCAGGTTACCGGAGCATTCACGTGGGCAAGGCGCATTTTGGTCACCGAGAAGCTGAGGGTGCCGAGCCATTAAATGTAGGGTTTGATGTCAACATCGGCGGTGCCTGTATGGGAGCGCCAGGCAGTTACTATGCCGAAGACAACTTCGGCTGGGGAACGAAACGGGAGACACATGCCGTGCCACATCTTGAAGCTTATCACGGAAGCGATACTCACTTGAGTGAAGCCCTAACTATCGAAGCTAAAAAAGCACTCGATGAGGCGGTGGGAGCCGATCAACCCTTCTATTTATATTTTGCCCACTATGCCGTGCATTCCCCCTTTCAGTCGGATCCGCGCTTTGCTGCAAATTATGTGGATTCTGGAAGAGATGAGCGGGCTCAGGTCTTTGCTACTATGATTGAAGGTATGGATAAGTCATTGGGGGATATGATCGACCACTTGGAAACGCTCGGAGTGGCTGAAGATACCTTGATTCTCTTCTTGGGTGATAATGGATCCGATGCTCCTCTTGGGCATCAGCATGAGGTGGCCTGTGCCGCTCCGCTTAGAGGAAAAAAAGGTGCTCATTACGAAGGGGGCATGCGTGTGCCTTTCATTGCAGCCTGGGCCAAGCCTAATCCGGATAATCCGCTGCAGAAGGAGTGGTCGATTCCGGCGGGGGCCATTCAGCCACAAGTTGCCAATGTCACCGACCTATTTCCCACCATTCTCAGTTTAACTGGAGTGGATACTCCTGATGGACACGCAGTAGATGGCAAAGGTCTCGCCAAGTTGATGTCTGGAAGTGCGGACGCATCTCGTGAACAGACATTTCTGATGCATTACCCTCATGCGCCACACCGTAGTGATTACTTTACTGTGTATCGGAATGGAGATTGGAAAGTGATTTACCACTACCTGCCAACAGAGGTGTCAGACGTCTCTCACTATCAGCTCTATAACCTGAAGGATGATCCCTTTGAATCGACCAATGTTGCAGATCAGCATCCTGAGAAATTGAGGGCTCTGATGAAAGGGCTGGTGATGGACTTGATCGCTCAATCGGCACTTTACCCGGTGGATGAGCAGGGGAATGCGATCAAGCCGGCGATACCGTAAATAGAGTAGCACAGGCATCTTGCCTGTGTGTATTTCTAGAACCTAAACTGGAAGAATGACTTGAGGTTCGGATAAGGATGAGAGTGCCGTCGTACGTATTTTCTCATTTGAGGTGCAATCAAACCAACCGGTGCCTAAAGCTTGATCGAGTAAAACACAGGCAAGATGCCTGTGCTACTTTGTGTGCTTCACCCTAACTCGAAAGTCGTAATGCCAAAGATCTTGTTCCAGTCGACCTTGGGTGCCGTTCCATAATACATGCGTGCGCAGCCGAAGACTTCTGTGAGGCCGTGACGCTTGGCAAGGATTATAGCCGAGCTGTTGATTTCCGGGACATCGAGATTGATTTGCATCCCAACGGCTTGACTGCATAGCGCTTGCAAAAGGGCTTCTGCTGCTTCAGCATGATCGGCAAATAGGGGTCCAATCTTACAGCCTTTTCGGCATCTCCGAATCAGGCCGTAGCCTTGGATATGGTCCTCTTCGACGTAAGCAAATGCCGTTGAATCGGGTATGTTTACCTAAGCTCTGGTAAACCTTTCGCGATCAATTCCGAATCGCTTCGAATCATACTCATTGAGGTGATCAAAGGGAATTTCCGAATAGTGAACAACTTGCTCAGCCATGAGGCCTGGTTTGGCAATACCCTGCATTCGCAAATTACGATGAGTGAATTGGAAGCCCCCCTTGGCATACCAGGCCTGCATG
This genomic stretch from Opitutia bacterium ISCC 52 harbors:
- a CDS encoding NIPSNAP family protein; this translates as MNRRTFITTAAVAGASTSTLLQGAGHKSQQAGYLELIRFVVRNRPAVRTLEKYLGDTVIPGLNKLGCNPIGVFKPKHGSHGADVYMLVPHKDMDSFSTAWKKLSATDAFKAASDTTIEGQLYERMETTLMSCFSHMPELEIPKAVKGVDGRIFEMRIYEAHNRMKSDLKVEMFNEGGEIEIFRDVGLHPVFFGHTMAGPLMPNLIYMLAFKDIAEREANWKKFSSDPAWVKLRQNKRYAGTVSNITDIIMTASSVSQI
- a CDS encoding acetylxylan esterase, whose product is MTTQTPLRIFFSGFLAFLFTLSSLSAALLPMSEAAPEELLCIGNHWTPAEANLKLKEFASTYKNKKTWEKRKAQIKQGILGGLHWDHMPKIEGNFNPIIHSRREMDGYVVENIAIESFPGFWITGNLYSPLKPKAKNPAILNPHGHLANKRLTDYMQIRCAAFARMGAIAFAYDMVGYAESTQTTHKMPIAALLQIFNSSRILDYLLSRPDVDPKRIGMTGGSGGGTQTFVLTAIDDRITVSAPIVQISAHFFGGCVCESGMAIHKSNQHQTNNVEFGAMAAPRPLLMVSNGADWTRNTPNIEFPYVQKVYALYDAEHNAENVHLPLESHDYGISKRAAAYGFFAHHFGLSRKAIPYNEGWDESFVTILPPEDLKVFNDEHPRPKGALQGDEEVMAYLGFKKG
- a CDS encoding mandelate racemase/muconate lactonizing enzyme family protein encodes the protein MSFSRRDFFKGSAGLSALALSSPSLLQAVDFPGAAKDLIEVAQKPILYLEGLNEPVIIQSIDLLKKDRQYYVRVRSKDGAEGISVDNNRASILAPIFLDRVAPFFIGKDARDLEHLLWELYRWRSNYKLQGLAFWSPVAWLEFAVLDLLGRVANKSMGDLLGGVIRKRIPFYVASGQRDSTPEEEVEYLQGLIDETKAKAVKYRVGGRMSRNEDAMPNRTKELIPLTRKVLGDDIALHADSNSSYDPPQAIEVGRMLEDIGAVYFEEPCQFDRLEDTKLVTDRLAIPVSGGEQEYSHWRFQWAIQNRAVDIVQPDLHYYGGMIRSIRVSRMAELRNMPTTVHISGGFGFIYMLHFASRTKFIGRYQEYKRNIQRYSDWFDPPLRIENGDLIVPQGPGVGIVDTKAVLKGAEKVNV
- a CDS encoding DUF5009 domain-containing protein; this encodes MTDSDDSSKPQRLVSLDALRGFDMFWIIGGAGAVAAFFGMLGFPESWIEALAEQMTHVAWEGFRFFDLIFPLFVFISGVTVPYSVLSQKAKGVTVKKIQWGIIKRSLIIVLIGLSYSFFKFEAGALRLYTVLWMIGMSYMIGASLNLHIENWKHKLILFFGVLILYHLAIYYLPYPGKADAITPDNNLAAWLDRNLITTNLYRELYDPEGTIRILTGGMLGMLGGMVGQRIKSYKTPDLRCGIELLIAGFACLILGWIWSFSFPIIKDLWSPSFILWAGGWSFILLSLFYTVMDVWGLRWLGWVFVPIGMNSIAIYAAQWWIPLDASRNFFFKGFANLFSNEATQQFILFGGLVLIQWLILYWLYRKKVFFRV
- a CDS encoding Gfo/Idh/MocA family oxidoreductase, with product MIKVGIIGLGMMGQMHLTGWAGIRGTRLSMVADTDPKRAAGDFSGSWSNMEGGAKSIDFSRVKGTGDPMELIHSDEVDLVDICVPTPFHIDLALAAIKAGKHVLCEKPLARTVADARRIARAADKGAGFFQPAMCLRFWPEWAWLKKVVEKGTHGKVIAAEFKRVGAFPPGWFLNGKLSGGAILDLHLHDTDFIHYVFGMPNGVSSGGWTGPSGCIDHVNTRYIYEGGPVVTAEGSWASAETKPFSMSYIVQFEHATADYDPSRSDAPLMLYRKAKGNRKPPEPKAVKCAGPDGYKGEMTYLAKCIRTGETPSVVTATEAADSIRIVEAEVKSVEAGRIVRL
- a CDS encoding sugar phosphate isomerase/epimerase; the encoded protein is MSNSSTPAENIAVCSWSLQPKDTAELVSMVQSLGLNKVQLALNDHRGSQGGAAIGVELAKAGIEIVSGMFGTVGEDYTSMETIKQTGGVIPDEHWEANQQIAKDVVEAARSLGLDLVSFHAGFLPEDQNDPDYEKLITRLRTLATLFDDSGIMLSFETGQEEGSHLSHFLDDLAAPNVGVNFDPANMILYDKGDPIEGLRSLVPYLQQVHIKDANKTKTPGTWGEEVVVGTGEVDWPAFLEILNRANYKGALVIEREAGDDRVADILAAKNHLETLLH
- a CDS encoding cytochrome c; its protein translation is MKSISLSICAVIAFAYTLWSSGHASLEKDLEALQARVQAIEDRLAEPITAKEATTLSELAQDGKAKFNTICTACHKNSFTDPMLATPMAMVKDHYSQFFKEDKAGFVSAVVEGVKNPTQEKTMMPGAIRNFKIMPPLLLPDEDLEAIATYLFEEEIPTPSNFREHMRRERKELQKGVH
- a CDS encoding sulfatase: MNFRLILLFSCLVFGFIGCQNNDSQTASRPNVLVFLVDDMGVMDTSLPFLTDENGQAKKYPLNEYYRTPSMERLAAQGIRFNQFYAMSVCSPTRNSIMTGQNAARHRATNWIRPDSNNAGPQGPPDWNWDGLKIGDVTLPGVLSEAGYRSIHVGKAHFGHREAEGAEPLNVGFDVNIGGACMGAPGSYYAEDNFGWGTKRETHAVPHLEAYHGSDTHLSEALTIEAKKALDEAVGADQPFYLYFAHYAVHSPFQSDPRFAANYVDSGRDERAQVFATMIEGMDKSLGDMIDHLETLGVAEDTLILFLGDNGSDAPLGHQHEVACAAPLRGKKGAHYEGGMRVPFIAAWAKPNPDNPLQKEWSIPAGAIQPQVANVTDLFPTILSLTGVDTPDGHAVDGKGLAKLMSGSADASREQTFLMHYPHAPHRSDYFTVYRNGDWKVIYHYLPTEVSDVSHYQLYNLKDDPFESTNVADQHPEKLRALMKGLVMDLIAQSALYPVDEQGNAIKPAIP